In the genome of Dehalococcoidia bacterium, one region contains:
- a CDS encoding thiamine pyrophosphate-binding protein, translated as MAQVEGSALVTKSIANEGITTLFGLAGGPIVEVMGYGPSLGVRPIGVRHEQAATFAATAYGYVRNEVGVAVLAAGPGVTNGVTGAHVAFDNCMPLLIIGGSGPQHGRYSGTFQETDNVPMFTSITKMAVQVDSAARIPEYMSMAFRKAKTGRPGPVYLDLPSDVLQEMVDEESVKWPTGYYASSPPQGNPDEISKAAELLLNAERPAMIVGKGVRWSEPVEQLTALVDTLGMPFLPSPMGRGFIPDDHPMNFNAARSTIMQGADVVLVVGARLNWMFDFGRRFAPDAKIIHIDIEPEEIGLNRAVDVGIIGDAGQSLSQILTELDGRTEGMRDRAEEGPWLSELRQKAESNAESIQPFLEAPTTPIRTYRLLNEVRQVFPRDTIYSVDGQITLATGRQVLPSNTPASRLNSGTNGCMGVGVPFAVGAKLARPDVPVVSVNGDCAFGFNSMEMETAVRHNLPIVFIVNNNSGIVGGNLESRMGLPDDYGERVARYVQDVRYDKMMEAFGGHTEYVTDPDDLRPALERAYAASMEGAPSCVNVITDPMEQMITRSNRASALMGY; from the coding sequence ATGGCCCAGGTAGAAGGAAGCGCTCTAGTAACCAAGTCGATTGCCAATGAGGGCATCACCACCCTGTTCGGACTCGCGGGCGGTCCTATAGTAGAAGTGATGGGGTACGGTCCCAGCCTTGGTGTGCGTCCGATTGGGGTGCGCCACGAGCAGGCGGCGACATTCGCGGCGACTGCGTACGGCTACGTGAGGAACGAGGTCGGTGTGGCAGTGCTCGCTGCAGGCCCTGGAGTCACCAACGGAGTAACCGGCGCGCACGTTGCGTTCGACAACTGTATGCCGCTCCTGATCATCGGCGGGTCGGGCCCTCAGCACGGTCGCTACTCCGGCACATTCCAGGAGACCGACAACGTCCCCATGTTCACGTCGATAACGAAGATGGCCGTACAGGTGGACAGCGCAGCGCGCATCCCGGAGTACATGTCGATGGCTTTCCGAAAGGCCAAGACCGGAAGGCCGGGGCCAGTGTACCTTGACCTTCCGTCTGACGTCCTCCAGGAGATGGTGGACGAGGAGTCGGTGAAGTGGCCTACAGGCTACTATGCGAGTTCTCCTCCCCAGGGAAACCCGGATGAGATTTCCAAGGCCGCCGAGCTTCTGCTCAACGCGGAGCGTCCGGCAATGATAGTAGGCAAAGGAGTCCGCTGGTCTGAGCCGGTCGAGCAACTGACCGCGCTGGTGGACACGCTTGGTATGCCGTTCCTGCCGTCGCCGATGGGACGCGGGTTCATCCCTGACGATCATCCCATGAACTTCAATGCCGCTCGCAGCACCATTATGCAAGGGGCCGACGTGGTCCTCGTCGTTGGCGCTCGGCTCAACTGGATGTTCGACTTCGGACGCAGGTTCGCGCCAGACGCCAAGATCATACATATAGATATAGAACCTGAAGAGATCGGACTCAACAGGGCGGTGGACGTCGGTATCATTGGCGACGCGGGTCAATCCCTCAGCCAGATACTGACAGAGCTCGATGGCCGAACGGAAGGCATGAGGGACAGGGCCGAAGAGGGCCCATGGCTCAGCGAGCTCCGGCAGAAGGCCGAATCCAACGCGGAGTCCATTCAGCCCTTCCTTGAGGCCCCCACAACTCCGATACGCACCTACCGTTTGCTCAATGAGGTCAGGCAGGTCTTCCCAAGGGACACGATATACAGTGTGGACGGTCAGATTACTCTCGCCACTGGGCGGCAGGTGCTTCCGTCCAACACGCCTGCCAGTCGTCTGAACTCGGGCACAAACGGCTGCATGGGTGTCGGAGTGCCGTTCGCCGTGGGTGCGAAACTTGCCCGGCCCGATGTCCCGGTCGTCAGCGTGAACGGTGACTGTGCCTTCGGGTTCAACTCGATGGAGATGGAGACCGCCGTGCGTCACAACCTGCCCATAGTGTTCATCGTAAACAACAACTCCGGCATAGTCGGAGGCAACCTGGAGTCGCGCATGGGCCTGCCAGACGACTACGGCGAGCGCGTTGCACGGTACGTCCAGGACGTGCGTTACGACAAGATGATGGAGGCATTCGGGGGTCACACCGAGTATGTGACTGATCCGGACGACCTCCGTCCCGCCCTTGAGAGGGCCTATGCGGCCAGCATGGAAGGTGCGCCTTCGTGCGTGAACGTAATTACGGACCCAATGGAGCAGATGATAACGCGCTCGAACCGAGCCAGCGCCCTGATGGGTTACTAA
- a CDS encoding enoyl-CoA hydratase/isomerase family protein encodes MALSTNTVLYETRNQIAYITLNRPESLNALSREVGVGLREAVDKFRDDPDLYVAILIGSGGRAFSAGMDLKERASLDAAGDLVESPIRGRHEASFADRGVFKPIIAAIDGFCVAGGLELSLKCDIRVATRQSQFGLPEPRWSIFPGHAVHNLSRMIPLGEALNMMLTGTRIDSGRAYQIGLIQHLVEDRTELLAKCDEIAEEIKLCGPLAIQGIKRIVYGAKDQPVEFSVRLGAPIMEDVQASEDAIEGPRAFSEKRRPVWKSR; translated from the coding sequence GTGGCTCTTTCCACGAATACAGTCCTGTACGAAACGCGCAACCAGATCGCCTACATCACGCTCAACCGACCTGAGTCGCTGAATGCGCTCAGTCGCGAGGTCGGCGTCGGGCTGCGAGAGGCAGTCGACAAGTTTCGGGACGATCCGGACCTTTACGTCGCAATCCTGATTGGGAGCGGCGGTCGCGCGTTCTCCGCAGGCATGGACCTGAAGGAGCGCGCCTCGCTCGATGCCGCCGGTGACCTGGTGGAGAGCCCGATCCGAGGCAGACACGAAGCATCGTTCGCAGACAGAGGAGTGTTCAAGCCGATCATCGCGGCGATCGACGGCTTCTGCGTTGCCGGGGGACTGGAGCTGTCGCTTAAGTGCGACATAAGGGTCGCGACACGACAGTCTCAGTTCGGTCTTCCTGAGCCGCGCTGGAGTATCTTCCCAGGACACGCTGTACACAACCTCTCCCGGATGATTCCTCTCGGAGAGGCGCTAAACATGATGCTCACCGGAACGAGAATCGACTCCGGGCGGGCTTACCAGATCGGGCTGATACAGCACCTCGTCGAGGACCGGACTGAGCTACTCGCCAAATGTGACGAGATAGCCGAGGAGATCAAACTCTGCGGGCCGCTCGCTATCCAGGGAATAAAGCGTATCGTCTACGGGGCAAAAGACCAGCCTGTTGAGTTCTCAGTCCGACTTGGCGCACCAATTATGGAAGACGTTCAAGCGTCCGAAGATGCTATAGAAGGCCCTCGCGCCTTCTCGGAGAAACGCCGACCGGTCTGGAAATCCAGGTAG